A window of Xenopus laevis strain J_2021 chromosome 1L, Xenopus_laevis_v10.1, whole genome shotgun sequence genomic DNA:
ggcaaaggttttttttttttttttacttttaccattttgtgttttttttaccccaaaaaactgtttattttggcagcgtgactattggataatctattttggccactaattatggtATCAGAtttgattattttgttatttcattgatttacacaatttttgtggttttattgcattattgttccttgtgtatctttagtatagttttgttctttggtgctttggtatagaaagatccgccagaatatgtactttccaaaaatatctggttttctgggggccttcttacagtttgggggtcttacagcacataaCGCACAGTCAGGGCTTTGTATTgagcagctgagttggccagtGTTAAGATTCATAGGCAGGTTTTTCGTTTGGGGTCGTACACATCACACACTTGGGTAAATCgttgcacattgggcatcaaacgattcagtagacccctgacgtccatatttagggggatttttctttgtacataaaacattgtgtgagataaatgcggcaaactgcaacatttttaggcactTTTCAGAGATAGTCATAAAAACCTCcacatttagaaaagctttgcagtttaatagtttggagtagaaagacgtctttatcgaTTCATTTGCTGTATTACATATTGTTTCCCACAGACAGTACAGTGTGATTGgctgattatatttatttatttataagtcaaTGACACAGCCCAGTCCTGTACATAAGGATTATATGGTTTATAATtaagggtgggagctgccatactatgTGCCTCAGGGTCTCAGCTGTGAGTGCTGATAATCGGATTATTTATTGCCCCTCTCTCTGCAGCTCCATGTCGATGTTGCCCTGGGGGAGTCGTGGCTGAGAAGTAACTGTCAGCTCTGCACCCAGTGGGAGTCGCTGAAATGTAAGTGGCACCAGTACAACCCTATGGGGTGAAATTCTCCCCGTTACTATTCAGGGTGGGACTGGTCTATCAGCACCAGATCATCTGCTATTGGGCCCAGCCTCACCCTTATTTCCAATATGGACCTTTATCATTTGTCACTGTTCTGTGTATCAGTCTGTATCCAACTGCTGGGAGTCCAGGGAGTCTGGTTCTGACCCACAGTCCCCAGTCTAATGTTCCCTTTATATAAGTTGGGACAGTCCCTCCTTGTAGGTACATTTCATACACTTACCCACTACTCATTGGTATCCCATTGTGCCCCCTCAGCTGAGCAAACAAAGGGCAGTGACACATGGGTTTATTTTGGGCATTTCAGTCTCACCCCATTCATTTCAGTAGTCTGGGGGCTAGTGGGAGCCCTCGGCAATAGTCACTTGCCAACTGCCTGACCCGCAAGCCCAAAACATTGTGATGAACGGGGGGCAATTCCAAAGCTTCTCTCGCTTGCCCATACAAATACCAGGACTCCCATTTATATTAAGTGGTACAGGACcagcagttttctggataaagggtctctCTGTAATGTGGAGCAGCAGGATTGGCACTTCTTATAtagaaaccaactgcaaatgaaTCTGCCACCAACAAGTATTTATGATGCACCTCCCATACCCTGTGAcccatcattatatatatatatatatacagtggaacctccattttacatcccctgattttaagttttcccttattttacattgttcttttCTGTTCCCACCTACATATTATacataacacatttccctgattttacattttcctggattttacaccatttttttctggtcccctgaaaaacctaaaatgggggttctactgtgtatatatatatatctattatagaGAGGAAAGACAAGAACACTGTGGGAAATGACTGCTTTTGGCTTCTGGTTCTCCTCCATTACTCCCTGAAGCTTCTCCTTTCTCAGTATCCCCTGGTACTGGGGGAATCTGATGGGTTCTGGTTCTGCTCAGACTCTGCAGCACAAGTAGCCTAATAGCAAGGCAATGTGTTGGGTTCTGGTTCCCCTTTACCTTCTCAAACTTCTCCCTCCCAGAACCCATTGACTTCCCATCTTGGTGTGAAGCTCACTATGACCCCCAAACCTGCCAAATCTTGGTGGTGCAGAAGGCCGACCCAAGTCTCCTGTGTGTGCACAATGTAGATAACAAGTGGGGTTCTGCTGATACCCCTGAGCCTACCCCTCAAACTATTTACCCTACAGACCTTGGCAGATGGGCTCTCAGCTGTGGCACAGAATGGACCTTATACCAACGGGGCGGCTCCTGCCCATAAACTCTTCTCTGCTCTTGTGTAACCTGCTACTGGGAGTAGAACTTACCTGCTACTGGGAGTAGGACTTGCCCCATCATGGAGTGGAATCGGACCTTTTCCTCCCACTGGATATAATCAGCTAAAGGCACTAAAAATGGCGGCACAGAAAGCTCTGCAGTCTCACTGGGTTCTGCCCAAAACATCACGTCAGACTGTGGCGAATGAGCAACGAGACGGGATTGGCCCTTAATCTCATTGGGACTAGTTTGGAAGAAGAGGACGAGGAGCAATTTACAGTGATACGACCCAGGGACACTGATACATCATCATGTACTGTATGCGCTGGTACCATCAGAACCACTGATACCAACACAACTGTCTAGAGATAGCGGCAAGTACTGGCTCCATATTTACTCAGCTGCAGCCTCTAGTACTCCCTGTATGCTCCGCCCACTCCCACGGtaccacttatatatatatatatacctacctaCGTATGTATAACCcaacacttaaaggaattgttcagtgtgaaaataaaaactggtaaatagtctgtgcaaaataaaaaatgtatctaatatagttaattaggcaaaaatgtaatgtataaaggctggagtgagtggatgtgtaacataatagccagaacactacttcctgcttttcagctctctaactctgagttagtcagtgactataaggggggccacatgggacataactgttcagtgagtttgtaattgatcctcagcattcagctcagattcaaaagcaacagaaatgacccatgtggccccccctcatgTTTGGGCTCAGGTCCCGGTTTGATTGGTTATCCCTCAGTTCCGCACAGCACCCACCTCTGCTTCCTCCAGACACCCAATGGCGCTGCTAGAATTTGTTCTGATCCGTGCAGCACAGATAATCCCAATGtctttattaaaattatatatatatttacacacatacagGGCCAGCACCCCTTATATAGAGATGCAATGGGAGGAAAAAGCAGGGGAAACATAGGAAGCCAGCAGAGGATTGGTTGGAAGAACTTTGATTGGCAGGTCCCAGCTAAAGGTGTCTACCTCTATTTGTCCAGCCCCCGTCCAGGTGATGATCTCTGATTGGTTCTCAGGAACAGTAGGTGCCTCCATGGGCTCCCGGGAGGTGACAAACTCAAAATGGAGGCGCCACTTCAGTGAGACTGTGGGGGACACAAAGACGATATGAGCAGCTGCTCTCATATAAACACATTGGTTTTGGGACAATCTACTGGCCGCTCACCCCCTGCCCAGCAGCCCCATGTGACTTGCACCCTGGGGTGTGGCTACTGATCCCTCTCACTGACACCCTTCCTATTACAGCAGATTTATCTAGTGGCCCTAGAGAACTCATGGGGGGACTCACCGATGTTGGTGCTGAATCCAGGACAAGACGTGAGGGGGATGGGGAGACTGAAGCTGGTGCTGGCCGAGTGCAGACAGGACTCGTGGTGCTGAGCGTGGCTAGTGATGGTCACCGGCTGAGCCCGAGATCTCCTGTACTCCTCCTGCACACTCTCTTCTGTCTGCAGCAACACCGAGTACTGTGGGCGGAGACAGACTGATTGTACACGCCCCTCTATCAGGTGCATAGGGGTGGGGGCAATAGAACTTATAGGAGTACAATGAGGACCTGGGGCCTCACTCACCTGCAGACAGGGAATGTCACCGTCAGAGAAACTGAATGTGCCAATCACATCTTCTCCAATTTTATAGACCGTCTTAAAGATGCAGAACGTGCCCACGCGGCCCTGGCTGTTACTGATATTAAACTGGTCTGAGAGGGAAAATGTCACAGGTTAGAGCCCCCCAGTGATGCCCGTGTGTCTCCAGGACTCATGCCCAGAGCTCAGGGACGGGTATAACCATGAGCAACCCCTGTCCCTTTATACAACTGCCAGCTCAGACTGCCCCCTAATGTACAATGCGAGTGCAGCACCCTGTGATTATTCCTCATATTCTTCTAACAGACTCAAATGCCAACACCCAGAATTCCAAGGGGAACAGAAGGAGCAGTAGTGAGAGGAGATGGCAGGGAAATTTGTAGAAGCGAGTCCAGACCCAATGCCTAGGCAATGCCAGCCTAATAGCCCAACTAATAGTGGCACAGTGTAGGACCTTTCGTTATTGCATAGTGTAGGACGGCACAGGGTGGGACGGCACAGGGTGGGACGGCACAGGGTGGGACGGCACAGGGTAGGGCGGCACAGGGTAGGGTGGCACAGGGTAGGATGGCAGAGGGTGGGACGGCACAGTTCAATACTTACGCAATGTCCTACGGGACGTCAGAGTCATGAGAATCTCCACGGCCGAGTCCAGGAGCCTCGAGTCTTtcttccctccctcctcctcatCCAGGAAGGGGTTGGAGGGGGCAACCTCATCCTCCTGTGTGGGCTGGAAGTTCTGCAGCGCTGAAATTATGGGAGAAAATTTGTGATAAAAGAGAATTTCCACAATTACTGGGCACATAAATCCTTGGAGAAACATGCTCAGGGCTATTGCCCCATTGGCACAGTGCCCCCTACTAGCAACACTCCCCCACCCTATTCACTGCAGCCAGACATGTAATAAGGTCTGTATAATCCTGCCGCAGACAGCACTGGATTTTGTGCAGCTACTTATTGAATTGCCAGTTGGACTTGCACAACAGCTACACTCCCACAATGCACAGCAGCTACACTCCCACAATGCACAGCAGTTACACTCCCACAATGCACAGCAGTTACACTCCCACAATGCACAGCAGCAACACCCCCACATGCTACTCACACTCCCTCAGTCCATTGTTTCCAGTACACTCACATACTTGTCTGCCAGTAGCCACCGCTCCTCAGGGGTTGCCCAACCTGCCCTAGTGCCTCCTCATTTCCTACACCAACATGGGGCCCCAAGACTTACCCTGCAGCAGGAGCACACGGAACGGCACCCGCAGGAGCTGAATGGGGCAGTTAACTCTTTGGCAGCCAATTGTCAGTTTGTAGACGTATTTCACAGACTGGCCACGGAATGAAGGAGGAGCAGCAAGGGGCAAACTCTCACAGTAGGAATCTATGAGCAAAGATAAGTGTCAGTAACTCTCAGCCAGGAACTGGTTACTGTTTAAATGTACCCCCGATGGTGCCCCACCCCAATCTCTTTACAATGACACAGGCTGTGCCTCACTCACTTACAGGATTTGGTCTCTCCAGGGTCCAAGCGCAGGTCACAAAACAAGATTTTGGGGGGTGTGGAGAGGATGCACTGACCCCGCTCACCTGAAACAAACAACACAATTCTGTCATACGGCAGTGGAAAGCACTTGAGgcccatatatctatatatatataaagaagtaaCAGAACCCTCCCCACCTCGGTTTGGGACAAATACTGTCTCATTCTCTGCCTGAACGTCCTGTCTGGGCTCCTGATTCGCCGGGAGGTGTATGCGGCTCTCACTGGCATGGAACTGGCAATGAATCTGAGCACTAGCCCATGCCAGGGTCTCACTGTGGGACAGACAGAATGTGAATGTTAATGACCCATCTGGGCTTCCATTCCCTAAATGCTTCAGACTATACATTTCCCATCTTACGTTTTGCTCAGGTGAACACTGTGTCCCTCCCATTCTCTTCCCCTACCAGATTCTATGGTTACTgagcactatatataaatatataaggggatatgatcactatatataaatatataaggggatatgatcactatatataaataaataaggggatatgatcactatatataaatatataaggggatatgatcactatatataaatatataaggggatatgatcactatatataaatatataaggggatatgatcactatatataaatatataaggggatatgatcactatatataaatatataaggggatatgatcactatatataatatataagggggatatgatcactatatataaatatataaggggatatgatcactatatataaatatataaggggatatgatcactatatataaatatataagggggatataatcactatatataaatatataagggggatatgatcactatatataaatatataaggggatatgatcactatatataaatatataaggggatatgatcactatatataaatatataagggggtatgatcactatatataaatatataagggggatatgatcactatatataaatatataaggggatatgatcactatatataaatatataagggggatatgatcactatatataaatatataagggggatatgatcactatatataaatatataaggggatatgatcactatatataaatatataagaggatatgatcactatatataaatatataaggggatatgatcactatatataaatatataagagagatatgatcattatttataaatatataaggggatattatcactatatataaatatataagaggatatgatcactatatataaatatataagggggatatgatcagtatatataaatatataaggtggatatgatcactatatataaatatataaggtggatatgatcactatatataagtatataaggggatatgatcactatatataaatatataaggggatatgatcactatatataaatatataagggggatatgatcactatatataaatatataaggggatatgatcactatatataaatatataaggggatatgatcactatatataaatatataagggggatatgatcactatatataaatatataaggggatatgatcactatatataaatatataagagggatatgatcactatatataaatatataaggggatatgatcactatatataaatatataaggggggacagtaatgaaatagagaaagtacagagaagagcaactaagctgataaagggaatggaagggatcagttatggggaaagacaagttgagTGCAGCAACCTGTGATTATTCCTTATGTTCTTCTAACAGACTGAAATACCAACACCCAGAATTCCAGGGGACTCAGTAGTCTGGCAGCACTGGAGTAAAGAGAAAGGAGATGGCACAGAGTCACCATGCCAATATTTAGAGTCCCAAGGCAAATAGCAGACTGTATTTGGAACGAAGAGGGGGTCATCATGCCAATACCCAG
This region includes:
- the rgp1.L gene encoding RGP1 homolog, RAB6A GEF complex partner 1 L homeolog, which translates into the protein MIEVVAKLVRGPVFLAGEIVECVVTFTNPLSAQSTSASSETLAWASAQIHCQFHASESRIHLPANQEPRQDVQAENETVFVPNRGERGQCILSTPPKILFCDLRLDPGETKSYSYCESLPLAAPPSFRGQSVKYVYKLTIGCQRVNCPIQLLRVPFRVLLLQALQNFQPTQEDEVAPSNPFLDEEEGGKKDSRLLDSAVEILMTLTSRRTLHQFNISNSQGRVGTFCIFKTVYKIGEDVIGTFSFSDGDIPCLQYSVLLQTEESVQEEYRRSRAQPVTITSHAQHHESCLHSASTSFSLPIPLTSCPGFSTNIVSLKWRLHFEFVTSREPMEAPTVPENQSEIITWTGAGQIEVDTFSWDLPIKVLPTNPLLASYVSPAFSSHCISI
- the rgp1.L gene encoding RGP1 homolog, RAB6A GEF complex partner 1 L homeolog isoform X1, which produces MTACSTSFLAPSMLCSCFLIWPSNFHPNEAETENRTQRRYLQERGLPMLLDYCRMQGARKERVVLANEHWLVVVPYWAVWPFQTLLLPRRHVICLQDLSSEERLETLAWASAQIHCQFHASESRIHLPANQEPRQDVQAENETVFVPNRGERGQCILSTPPKILFCDLRLDPGETKSYSYCESLPLAAPPSFRGQSVKYVYKLTIGCQRVNCPIQLLRVPFRVLLLQALQNFQPTQEDEVAPSNPFLDEEEGGKKDSRLLDSAVEILMTLTSRRTLHQFNISNSQGRVGTFCIFKTVYKIGEDVIGTFSFSDGDIPCLQYSVLLQTEESVQEEYRRSRAQPVTITSHAQHHESCLHSASTSFSLPIPLTSCPGFSTNIVSLKWRLHFEFVTSREPMEAPTVPENQSEIITWTGAGQIEVDTFSWDLPIKVLPTNPLLASYVSPAFSSHCISI